A single genomic interval of Aegicerativicinus sediminis harbors:
- a CDS encoding alpha/beta fold hydrolase: MKWQNKIKVTVMIMGLSKKSTSIITLILLGNFVMAQNIKSKHISLLKAGIEMHYLEAGDNQNQTFLLVHGLGSNSKAFNKTIPEISKHGKTYAIDLPGFGETKALNSTPSLEKFGEILQEFVKTKKLKNIVLVGHSMGGQIISKLALTKHPKWLKRLVLLSPAGIETFTEKDRNWFKAVITEGLYLNLSDAQIKQNFDVNFYGAKVPKDALFMYEDRLSIKADKEKYKEYCETVVDCIFAMLNEPIYDQLSTIKAPINILFSKNDLLVPNKILHPDLTMQSLVDQLKENHPNINVTLIGESGHFVQWDQTEITNNIILNKTN; this comes from the coding sequence ATGAAGTGGCAAAATAAAATTAAAGTCACAGTAATGATTATGGGGCTTTCCAAAAAGTCCACCTCAATAATTACCCTAATCCTTTTAGGCAATTTTGTCATGGCTCAAAACATAAAATCTAAACATATTTCACTTCTCAAAGCCGGTATTGAAATGCATTATTTAGAGGCTGGGGACAACCAAAATCAAACTTTCTTGCTTGTCCATGGCCTTGGAAGCAATTCTAAAGCATTCAATAAAACAATTCCAGAAATTTCCAAACATGGTAAAACCTATGCGATAGATTTACCTGGTTTTGGAGAAACAAAAGCATTAAACTCCACGCCAAGTCTCGAAAAATTCGGTGAAATCCTCCAAGAATTTGTAAAAACCAAAAAACTAAAAAACATTGTTCTCGTAGGGCATTCCATGGGCGGACAGATCATTTCAAAACTAGCTCTGACGAAACACCCCAAATGGTTAAAACGATTAGTTTTGCTGTCACCTGCCGGGATAGAGACTTTCACTGAAAAAGACAGAAACTGGTTTAAAGCAGTAATTACAGAAGGCCTATATCTCAACCTATCTGACGCCCAAATTAAACAAAATTTTGACGTTAATTTTTATGGAGCAAAAGTACCTAAAGACGCTCTATTTATGTACGAGGATCGCTTGTCTATTAAAGCAGATAAGGAAAAATATAAAGAGTACTGCGAAACGGTTGTGGATTGCATTTTTGCCATGCTCAATGAGCCCATTTATGATCAATTATCTACAATAAAAGCACCGATAAATATTCTATTTAGCAAGAATGACCTGTTGGTACCTAACAAGATTTTACACCCAGATTTAACAATGCAATCTTTGGTGGATCAACTTAAAGAGAATCACCCAAATATTAATGTCACTTTGATAGGGGAATCAGGCCATTTTGTGCAATGGGATCAAACAGAAATCACTAATAACATCATTTTAAACAAGACTAACTAG
- a CDS encoding sodium:solute symporter family transporter, with protein sequence MGNSDSLVTLISLIVFITVFFVLAIKSRAKVDSIEIYAVGNKSFSTIFVSLSLAASLTSAATFIINPGFISLYGLSAYLAFGVVMPISIFFALIIFIKKFRKYGVNVKSISIADWLGKRYDSQFLKVFFGFLSILLITFIVLICVGITKVVSKALNVEELYVLITLVIIVFTYMSIGGANSMVYTNSIQAILMVIVAILLIGSGAEYMFQAQGTGLFERLNHIDPMLTKPFNSESPLFRDFFEVVVCNAIVGIAIVCQPHILTKSLLIKKDEQVNKFLFYTIIILILFFSVVFAGFYARLMFPELTMNGEVLKMDGLMPAYVVQRFPIYVGILVILGLFAAGLSTLEGLIQSIPTTITNDFLLPILKGLGISNTNAISVNKMLIVVVAIASIILSYQQLVSPSLSVGIFAQNGVYAFFSAAFVPVFFGIFTKTQNKTIPIIASIVAVITHFSVYYLELTPYMKGMAVKNPAVASALALIISTIIAMIVYVTNPMKNEVAK encoded by the coding sequence ATGGGAAATTCTGACAGCCTAGTTACTTTAATTAGCCTAATAGTATTTATTACTGTATTTTTTGTTTTAGCCATTAAGTCAAGGGCTAAAGTGGATTCTATTGAAATTTATGCGGTTGGGAACAAATCCTTCTCTACCATTTTTGTCAGTCTGTCTTTAGCAGCTTCTTTAACGAGCGCAGCAACATTTATTATAAACCCAGGATTTATTTCATTGTATGGACTTAGTGCTTATTTGGCATTTGGTGTTGTTATGCCCATTTCCATCTTTTTTGCTCTTATAATCTTCATTAAAAAATTTAGAAAATATGGTGTGAATGTAAAGTCCATATCCATTGCCGATTGGTTAGGAAAGCGATATGATTCACAATTCTTGAAAGTGTTTTTTGGATTCCTAAGCATTCTTCTAATCACCTTTATTGTTCTTATTTGTGTAGGAATTACCAAGGTTGTTTCAAAAGCATTAAATGTGGAGGAATTGTATGTGCTAATAACCTTAGTAATTATTGTATTCACCTATATGTCTATTGGCGGGGCCAATTCCATGGTTTATACCAACTCCATTCAAGCGATTCTTATGGTAATAGTAGCCATTTTGTTAATTGGATCTGGAGCTGAATATATGTTTCAAGCCCAGGGAACCGGACTTTTTGAACGGTTAAATCACATAGACCCAATGCTAACCAAACCCTTTAATTCTGAAAGCCCTTTATTCAGAGACTTTTTTGAGGTGGTAGTTTGTAATGCTATTGTGGGAATTGCAATTGTTTGTCAACCCCATATTTTAACCAAATCATTATTGATTAAAAAAGACGAACAGGTAAACAAATTTTTGTTTTACACCATCATCATATTAATTCTGTTTTTCTCAGTTGTATTTGCCGGATTTTATGCACGATTAATGTTCCCAGAATTAACAATGAATGGCGAAGTCCTTAAAATGGATGGGTTAATGCCAGCCTATGTTGTGCAAAGATTCCCAATATATGTTGGCATATTGGTTATTTTAGGTTTGTTTGCTGCGGGCCTATCCACCTTGGAAGGCTTAATTCAGTCCATCCCTACAACAATTACAAACGATTTTTTACTTCCAATTTTAAAAGGTTTAGGTATTTCTAATACTAATGCAATTAGCGTCAACAAAATGTTAATTGTGGTTGTTGCAATTGCATCCATAATATTGTCCTATCAACAATTAGTAAGTCCGAGTTTAAGTGTCGGTATTTTTGCCCAAAATGGGGTTTACGCTTTTTTCTCAGCCGCATTTGTTCCAGTCTTTTTTGGAATATTTACAAAGACACAAAACAAGACAATTCCCATTATTGCAAGTATTGTAGCAGTAATTACCCATTTCAGCGTCTATTATTTGGAATTAACTCCTTACATGAAGGGGATGGCAGTAAAAAATCCAGCTGTGGCTTCTGCCTTAGCACTTATAATTTCAACAATTATTGCAATGATAGTTTACGTAACGAATCCGATGAAGAATGAAGTGGCAAAATAA
- the fabG gene encoding 3-oxoacyl-ACP reductase FabG gives MNRLTNKVAIITGGAKGIGKATVELFLKEGASVICWDIDEVAGNKLLAENEGNDLSFYKVNTCDKENIASAISSIVDTYGRIDILINNAGITRDATLKKMTDEQWQTVLNVNLTGVFNCTQAVSNVMVEQGSGSIANAASIVGLYGNFGQTNYVATKSGVIGMTKVWARELGRKGINVNAVAPGFIATEMVTTIPEKVISDLESKTPMGRLGSPMDIAYAYLYLTSDEGKFVNGAVLSVDGGLVM, from the coding sequence ATGAATAGACTAACTAACAAAGTAGCCATTATAACTGGTGGGGCAAAAGGAATTGGTAAAGCAACAGTAGAGTTGTTTCTTAAAGAAGGTGCATCCGTCATTTGCTGGGACATTGATGAGGTAGCGGGCAATAAATTATTGGCGGAAAATGAGGGTAATGACCTTTCTTTTTACAAAGTCAATACTTGTGATAAGGAAAACATAGCATCTGCTATTTCATCTATTGTTGATACTTATGGACGGATTGACATTTTAATTAATAATGCCGGTATTACTAGAGATGCGACTCTTAAAAAAATGACTGATGAGCAATGGCAAACTGTTTTAAATGTTAATCTAACTGGCGTTTTCAATTGTACCCAAGCGGTTTCTAATGTAATGGTTGAGCAGGGTAGTGGTAGTATTGCTAACGCTGCATCCATTGTTGGACTTTATGGAAATTTTGGACAAACCAACTATGTAGCCACCAAATCAGGTGTTATAGGAATGACAAAAGTCTGGGCTCGAGAATTGGGTAGAAAAGGTATAAATGTAAATGCAGTGGCTCCCGGTTTTATTGCCACAGAAATGGTAACCACCATACCGGAAAAAGTTATTTCGGACTTAGAATCTAAAACCCCTATGGGCAGATTGGGAAGTCCTATGGATATTGCCTATGCCTATCTTTATTTAACCAGCGATGAAGGAAAATTTGTCAATGGTGCGGTATTGAGCGTGGATGGAGGTTTGGTTATGTAA
- a CDS encoding tetratricopeptide repeat protein: MKLKKFTSYVTTLLPHEVMLLERIKQFQDDDRRIIFYRLKNNILHPDDLLEFDESIDKRKYSHLMNWMQSKLEASCTDQFYKRLNYFDNRIKTDTISSEEEKELLMLIKNYEAHHYHFIKFYEVVKNYLIFLLVRVRLNDYGLINEFIHQYHDDYTRCKEVGNRMIQAASDIVSDYHNSRLTPNSSKWENWLKRLYLDSNLDGYNRYQALILISYIALNKPELLHEALEFFNDLEEQLINGSYYSRKLLLNYYGNKQLILMKLHKYDEALYYGELSISDQGHDYIMYLNNYCFNLLKLGQPKKALHMLKQALPFVRQMSNKYNRTLFISSLTKCYNDNELYKDAKRYAENQLALHEKDILEHNWNNFFRTYIETLLYLREYATIKKCIKRYNLIERENFAIKTHITFPYFKWFLSVVDFKEGNITEQKFMSSIRREMEQISNTHQISPSKKVMSLLEQTITTMV; the protein is encoded by the coding sequence ATGAAATTAAAAAAGTTTACATCCTACGTAACAACTTTGTTGCCTCATGAAGTCATGCTTCTTGAGCGGATTAAACAATTTCAAGATGATGATAGAAGAATTATTTTTTATCGACTTAAGAATAATATACTTCACCCGGATGATCTATTAGAGTTTGACGAGAGTATAGATAAACGGAAATATTCACACTTAATGAATTGGATGCAGTCTAAACTTGAAGCATCCTGTACCGACCAATTCTATAAGCGTCTTAATTATTTTGATAATCGTATTAAAACAGACACTATTTCCTCTGAGGAGGAAAAGGAATTGTTGATGTTGATAAAAAACTATGAGGCCCACCATTACCATTTTATTAAATTTTATGAGGTTGTAAAAAACTATCTCATCTTTCTTTTGGTAAGGGTTAGACTGAATGATTATGGATTAATCAATGAGTTTATCCATCAATACCATGATGATTATACCCGTTGTAAGGAGGTTGGTAATCGTATGATTCAGGCAGCTTCGGATATTGTTTCCGATTATCATAATTCTAGATTGACGCCTAATTCTTCAAAGTGGGAGAATTGGTTAAAGCGCTTGTATTTAGATTCAAATTTAGATGGCTATAATAGGTATCAAGCGCTTATATTAATTTCATATATCGCATTGAATAAGCCAGAATTGCTGCATGAGGCTTTGGAGTTTTTCAATGATTTGGAAGAACAGTTGATTAATGGAAGTTATTATTCGCGAAAATTATTATTGAATTATTACGGGAATAAGCAGTTGATTTTGATGAAATTGCATAAGTATGATGAAGCCTTATACTATGGAGAATTGTCTATAAGTGACCAGGGACATGATTATATAATGTATCTAAACAACTATTGTTTTAACCTGTTGAAGTTGGGCCAGCCTAAAAAAGCTCTTCATATGTTAAAACAAGCACTACCTTTTGTGAGGCAAATGTCTAATAAATACAATCGTACCTTGTTTATTTCTTCTCTTACTAAATGTTATAATGATAATGAGCTATATAAGGATGCTAAGAGGTATGCGGAGAATCAATTGGCCTTGCATGAAAAAGATATTCTAGAACATAATTGGAACAATTTTTTCAGAACCTATATTGAAACTTTACTCTACCTAAGAGAATATGCAACCATAAAAAAGTGTATTAAAAGGTACAATTTAATTGAAAGAGAGAATTTTGCCATTAAAACACATATTACATTCCCCTATTTTAAATGGTTTCTCTCTGTTGTAGATTTCAAGGAAGGGAATATCACCGAACAGAAATTTATGAGTTCTATTAGGCGAGAGATGGAGCAAATATCAAACACACACCAAATTTCCCCATCCAAAAAAGTCATGTCTTTATTGGAACAAACCATTACAACCATGGTTTAA
- a CDS encoding CBU_0592 family membrane protein, with protein MNLIDWIGFIGVFQILLAFILSIAGKVKTSDLSYILLNLVGAAMACLASILMDYIPFIILEGVWTIASLVALLRFKATPNNTN; from the coding sequence ATGAATTTGATTGATTGGATTGGTTTTATAGGTGTTTTTCAAATTTTATTAGCCTTTATCCTAAGCATTGCCGGGAAGGTAAAAACTTCCGATTTGTCCTATATCTTATTGAACTTAGTTGGAGCTGCAATGGCTTGCCTAGCGTCCATTTTAATGGATTATATTCCCTTTATTATTTTGGAGGGCGTATGGACAATTGCTTCTTTAGTTGCTCTCCTAAGATTCAAGGCCACACCTAACAACACCAATTAA
- a CDS encoding alpha/beta hydrolase, with protein sequence MLTYIFNLRLNYLLLFIGVFVFQYSAKSQTNDSIPDHDNFIIRSKHVEEDRVINVWTPPNYEDNKNRFPVLYMPDGGVKEDFPHIANTLAKLISNKDIPPHILVGIENTVRTRDLTGFSEVPEDEQYCPLTDGASNFRDFIIKELIPEINKKYRTTKKRAIIGESLAGLFVVETMLLKPNAFNHYIAMDPSLWWNDHYLVKNSVSLIENFPKKQMSFWFAGSNAEDIHMYTRMLKKTFEANAPETFKWHYSDEPGELHNTIFRATKEKALIWSLNSF encoded by the coding sequence ATGTTAACATATATCTTTAATTTAAGATTAAATTACCTCTTACTTTTCATTGGGGTTTTCGTCTTTCAATACTCAGCAAAATCACAAACCAACGATTCTATTCCCGACCATGATAATTTCATCATTCGTTCTAAACATGTTGAAGAAGATAGGGTCATTAATGTGTGGACTCCTCCAAATTATGAAGACAATAAGAACCGTTTCCCGGTGTTATACATGCCAGATGGTGGCGTTAAAGAAGATTTTCCGCATATTGCAAATACCCTTGCCAAACTAATTAGCAATAAAGACATCCCCCCGCATATATTGGTAGGAATAGAAAACACAGTTAGAACAAGGGATCTTACCGGATTTTCAGAAGTTCCTGAAGACGAACAATATTGTCCCTTAACTGACGGCGCATCAAATTTTCGTGATTTTATCATCAAGGAATTAATTCCTGAAATCAATAAAAAATATCGAACCACTAAAAAGAGAGCAATTATCGGGGAATCTCTTGCAGGTTTGTTTGTTGTTGAAACCATGCTTTTAAAGCCAAATGCTTTCAACCATTACATTGCAATGGATCCATCCCTTTGGTGGAATGATCATTATTTGGTTAAGAATTCTGTTTCTTTAATTGAGAATTTTCCTAAAAAACAAATGAGCTTTTGGTTTGCAGGATCAAATGCAGAAGACATTCATATGTATACTCGAATGCTTAAGAAGACTTTTGAAGCGAATGCGCCTGAGACTTTTAAGTGGCATTATTCAGACGAACCCGGGGAATTGCACAACACCATTTTTAGGGCGACAAAAGAAAAGGCACTCATTTGGTCCCTTAATTCATTTTAG
- a CDS encoding DUF2200 domain-containing protein, with translation MNKHRIYTTSFASVYPHYIAKAEKKGRTKEEVDHIILWLTGYDQNSLDQIISDKTDFETFFANVPKLNPNVSKITGVICGYRVEEIEDPLMQKIRYLDKLIDELARGKAMEKILRS, from the coding sequence ATGAATAAACACCGCATTTACACAACTTCTTTCGCAAGTGTATATCCGCATTATATTGCAAAAGCTGAGAAAAAAGGACGTACCAAAGAGGAAGTAGACCATATTATTTTATGGTTAACAGGCTACGATCAAAACTCATTGGATCAAATTATTTCAGATAAAACAGATTTCGAGACTTTTTTCGCGAATGTCCCAAAGCTGAATCCGAATGTATCCAAAATTACAGGTGTCATATGTGGTTACCGTGTTGAAGAAATTGAAGATCCATTGATGCAAAAAATTAGGTATCTAGATAAATTAATTGATGAATTGGCGAGGGGGAAGGCCATGGAAAAAATATTACGTTCCTAG
- a CDS encoding YdhR family protein — protein MIIQTIKFQSRLSEEEVLRIAREREPQFQKISGLIQKYYIKLPQENHYGGIYVWDSRESLNAFRNSELAAGIPKAYGIVETPSIEVVDVLFQLKD, from the coding sequence ATGATTATCCAAACCATCAAATTTCAATCTAGATTATCTGAAGAAGAAGTATTAAGGATTGCAAGGGAAAGAGAACCTCAATTCCAAAAAATATCAGGGCTTATTCAGAAATATTACATTAAACTGCCTCAAGAAAACCATTATGGAGGTATATATGTATGGGACTCTAGGGAGTCTCTCAATGCCTTCAGAAATTCTGAACTAGCTGCAGGCATACCAAAGGCTTATGGTATTGTGGAAACTCCTTCTATTGAGGTAGTTGATGTATTGTTTCAGTTAAAAGATTAA
- a CDS encoding acyltransferase family protein, whose product MKNQPRKTERIHSLDSLRAIMMLLGLVIHSAITYGVVDYGNSWSLKDPNTTQSSNDFIVFFIHAYRMQIFFAVAGFFGAMLFYERRPLKMVKNRVARIVLPFIVFVLLLWPTILFSFTYTQLIFGGVPDAFTKALTVFTPWDTLIPDSTFHLWFLYYLAIITFVSTGLALFMGRLPNLSKFISNTFSWILKRSILRILLFASLSALVYQIMGTWNVATSTSFTLDFNTFLYYFSFYIFGWVLYKSKHLLDTFMKHDWLNTIIGITLFTLYFFMEGSWSFSVNVIVKSLMVWTFIFGITGLFIRYGSNHSAKMRYISDSSYWVYLVHLSFTALIPSLIVEWPIPSTLKFLFVLTTTGIISFVSYHYLVRGTFIGKFLNGRKYSRKLSDIKKAGERSSPQPVLEI is encoded by the coding sequence ATGAAAAACCAACCAAGAAAAACTGAAAGAATCCATTCTTTAGATTCCTTAAGAGCTATTATGATGCTATTAGGCCTTGTAATACATTCCGCTATTACCTACGGAGTAGTGGATTACGGGAATTCATGGTCATTAAAAGACCCAAACACAACCCAAAGTTCCAATGACTTTATTGTATTCTTTATACACGCCTATAGAATGCAAATATTTTTTGCAGTTGCGGGCTTTTTTGGAGCAATGCTATTTTATGAGAGGAGACCGCTAAAAATGGTAAAGAATCGAGTAGCAAGAATTGTATTACCATTTATTGTTTTCGTGCTATTACTGTGGCCTACAATTCTCTTTTCCTTTACATATACCCAGCTCATATTTGGAGGTGTGCCAGATGCTTTCACCAAAGCATTAACTGTTTTTACCCCTTGGGACACTTTAATACCTGATTCCACCTTCCATTTATGGTTCTTGTATTATTTAGCCATTATTACCTTTGTTTCAACTGGCTTGGCCTTATTTATGGGGCGATTACCAAATTTGAGCAAGTTTATCTCAAATACCTTTAGTTGGATACTAAAACGAAGTATATTAAGGATACTATTATTTGCAAGTTTGTCAGCATTGGTTTACCAGATTATGGGAACTTGGAATGTGGCCACTTCCACTTCTTTTACATTAGATTTTAACACCTTTCTATATTACTTTTCATTTTACATATTTGGTTGGGTACTGTATAAATCGAAACATTTGCTGGACACCTTTATGAAACATGATTGGTTAAATACCATTATTGGAATTACGCTGTTCACGCTTTACTTTTTTATGGAGGGATCTTGGAGCTTTTCGGTCAATGTCATTGTAAAATCTCTTATGGTTTGGACCTTCATCTTTGGAATTACAGGTCTATTTATTCGCTACGGGAGTAATCATTCAGCAAAAATGCGTTACATCTCAGATTCATCCTATTGGGTATACTTAGTCCATCTAAGTTTTACTGCCTTAATTCCAAGTTTAATTGTTGAATGGCCAATCCCTTCAACCTTAAAATTTCTATTTGTACTTACGACCACTGGTATTATCAGTTTTGTGAGTTACCATTATTTGGTTAGAGGAACTTTTATCGGTAAATTTTTGAATGGCAGGAAATATTCAAGAAAACTTTCTGATATTAAAAAAGCTGGGGAACGGTCATCACCACAACCGGTATTGGAAATCTAA